From the genome of Flavobacterium sediminis:
CAAGCTAAAAGTAAAATAAGAGCAGTTGCTGAAACTGATGGAACATTGCTTATGATCCCGGTTGAAAAAATGGAAGAATGGCTCACCAAATACAAAACCTGGCGCAACTTTGTTTTTGACAGTTACAACATTCGCCTTAAGGAAATGCTGGAAGCCATAGATACTTTAGCTTTCATGAACTTGGATGAACGCCTGTACAAATACCTGACAGACAAAGCAAAAGTATTAGGCAATACGGAGATCAATACTACTCATCAGGAGATCGCTTATGAGATGCACACTTCCAGAGTGGTTGTTTCCCGACTTTTGAAAAGTTTAGAACTTAAAGGAAAAATAAAACTGAACCGCAATAAAATCGAAATCCTAGAACTTTAATGGAAATACTAGGTTATTTAGGAGCATTACTGATCGGTTTGGTTTTAGGATTAACCGGCGGAGGCGGTTCTATGCTGACGG
Proteins encoded in this window:
- a CDS encoding Crp/Fnr family transcriptional regulator, coding for MEELLKQAYGYIFEEELLDEIGKVAIYKEFKADDYLIEIGDYIKTMPLLLNGAIKILREDDNGDELLLYFLERGDTCAMTLTCCMGQAKSKIRAVAETDGTLLMIPVEKMEEWLTKYKTWRNFVFDSYNIRLKEMLEAIDTLAFMNLDERLYKYLTDKAKVLGNTEINTTHQEIAYEMHTSRVVVSRLLKSLELKGKIKLNRNKIEILEL